From a region of the Gossypium raimondii isolate GPD5lz chromosome 10, ASM2569854v1, whole genome shotgun sequence genome:
- the LOC105776593 gene encoding probable receptor-like protein kinase At2g21480 isoform X3, whose translation MTKEAERVVVILDGSKELNPSIIKWPLFGLSLKPGDKLLVLGILHQVINPSTFSFMGAGKLMGFKSKVDTSSIFGTNRRITVEEMGKKLEQYNKDAALVKISEQYKKEQIEFQVKILAGYPLKDVAARAVKSFGATWLVLDRHMKNDQRYFVENLSCNIVRLKKDCNAEELRGPNVKDNFKLPQCHIPYAEMIPAIGPQRLHSPQNREGESIGEHQSHSNRKSISRSSSASSISGNRAPFLSYNEPKSSSSSMYVHDEAYGTTTGPETGGEHSPLSINESGDQKDLQSPDENPKQHNHNDDWMGGNPGDQVFKNSLCLICKNRRPKIGWMRDFTYAELQAATEGFNAKNFLSEGGFGSVYRGEINGMKIAVKQHKYNASLQGEKEFKSEVHVLRTARHENLVMLVGSCSEGNHRLLVYEYVCNRSLDLHLSSKDSFKTTLWFFTLFLCNEISNRCMHVCISFLAKLIAEHSRRPLSWQKRVKIALGTAKGLKYLHDNNIIHRDMRPNNILVTHEFEPLLGDFGLARTQHEDSDKSSETMTRVVGTLGYLAPEYAECGKVSTKTDVYSFGVVLLQLITGMKTTDKRLGGKSLVGWARPLLKDRNYPDLIDQRILDKHDVHQLFWMVRVAEKCLTKDPQKRLSMDKVVFALNYITDCDNFCGIEDFSPAQSDTVSQDSYDSVSQSPFEDDSVFTIETTSANSLSLFNERLPPSPPISSKSSASTLFGESASSSGSNHERYL comes from the exons atgacAAAAGAAGCTGAGAGAGTGGTGGTGATCCTGGATGGGTCGAAGGAGCTAAATCCAAGCATTATCAAATGGCCCCTCTTTGGCTTATCACTTAAGCCTGGAGACAAGCTTTTGGTCCTTGGAATTCTTCACCAGGTTATTAATCCTAGTACGTTTTCTTTCATGGGAGCTGGAAAACTCA TGGGGTTTAAATCCAAGGTGGATACAAGTTCAATTTTTGGAACAAACAGAAGGATCACGGTAGAAGAAATGGGGAAAAAGTTAGAACAGTACAATAAGGATGCTGCGCTTGTGAAAATATCCGAACAGTACAAAAAGGAGCAG ATAGAATTCCAGGTAAAGATTTTAGCAGGTTATCCATTAAAGGATGTTGCTGCAAGAGCTGTGAAAAGTTTTGGTGCTACATGGTTGGTACTCGACAG GCATATGAAGAATGACCAGAGGTACTTTGTAGAGAACCTGTCATGTAATATAGTAAGGTTGAAGAAAGATTGCAATGCTGAAGAATTAAGAGGACCAAATGTAAAGGATAATTTCAAACTGCCGCAATGTCACATACCGTATGCCGAAATGATTCCCGCGATTGGCCCCCAAAGACTGCATTCTCCTCAAA ATCGTGAAGGTGAAAGCATTGGAGAGCATCAATCGCATAGTAATAGGAAATCCATCTCGCGTTCATCTTCAGCTTCGAGTATTTCTGGTAACAGAGCACCGTTTTTGAGTTATAATGAACCAAAGTCCTCATCCTCATCCATGTATGTACATGATGAAGCATATGGTACAACTACAGGACCAGAAACAGGGGGAGAACATTCCCCGCTATCCATCAACGAAAGTGGAGACCAGAAAGACTTGCAGAGTCCAGATGAAAATCCAAAGCAACATAATCACAACGATGATTGGATGGGGGGAAATCCGGGGGATCAAGTATTCAAAAACTCCCTTTGCTTGATATGCAAAAATCGAAGGCCGAAGATCGGATGGATGAGAGACTTCACTTACGCAGAGCTCCAAGCTGCTACTGAAGGGTTCAATGCTAAAAACTTCCTATCGGAAGGCGGATTTGGATCCGTCTATAGGGGAGAGATCAATGGAATGAAGATTGCAGTAAAGCAGCACAAGTACAATGCAAGTCTCCAAGGTGAGAAAGAATTCAAGTCTGAAGTTCACGTGCTTCGGACAGCGAGACATGAGAACTTGGTCATGCTGGTTGGTTCTTGCTCTGAAGGAAACCACAGGCTACTTGTCTATGAATATGTCTGCAATCGTTCACTTGACCTTCATTTATCAAGTAAGGATTCATTCAAGACAACCCTTTGGTTTTTTACTCTGTTTTTGTGCAATGAAATATCTAATCgatgtatgcatgtatgtatttcGTTTCTTGCTAAATTGATTGCAGAGCACTCAAGAAGACCTCTTAGTTGGCAAAAGAGGGTGAAGATAGCACTGGGAACTGCTAAGGGCTTGAAATATTTGCATGACAACAACATCATCCATCGAGACATGAGACCGAACAACATCCTTGTAACCCACGAATTCGAACCATTG CTAGGAGATTTTGGCTTGGCAAGAACTCAACATGAAGACTCAGATAAGTCATCGGAGACAATGACAAGAGTTGTCGGAACTTTAGGATACTTGGCACCAGAATACGCTGAATGTGGCAAAGTGTCAACCAAGACAGATGTTTATTCTTTTGGAGTTGTGCTGTTGCAGCTAATCACTGGAATGAAGACCACAGACAAAAGACTTGGAGGGAAAAGCCTTGTTGGATGG GCAAGACCACTACTGAAAGACAGGAACTACCCGGATTTAATTGACCAAAGGATCCTCGATAAGCATGATGTTCATCAACTCTTTTGGATGGTTCGAGTAGCCGAGAAGTGTCTCACCAAGGATCCTCAGAAGAGATTATCAATGGATAAG gttgtttttgctttaaactACATAACGGATTGCGACAACTTCTGTGGCATCGAAGATTTCTCACCTGCACAATCAGATACTGTAAGCCAGGACTCATATGATTCAGTGTCACAATCTCCCTTTGAAGATGATTCAGTCTTCACCATAGAAACTACATCTGCAAATAGCCTTAGTCTGTTTAATGAAAGGCTTCCACCATCGCCTCCAATTTCGAGCAAATCGAGTGCTTCCACCCTTTTCGGTGAATCTGCATCTAGCAGTGGGAGCAATCATGAAAGATATCTATGA
- the LOC105776593 gene encoding probable receptor-like serine/threonine-protein kinase At5g57670 isoform X6, with protein sequence MTKEAERVVVILDGSKELNPSIIKWPLFGLSLKPGDKLLVLGILHQVINPSTFSFMGAGKLMGFKSKVDTSSIFGTNRRITVEEMGKKLEQYNKDAALVKISEQYKKEQIEFQVKILAGYPLKDVAARAVKSFGATWLVLDRHMKNDQRYFVENLSCNIVRLKKDCNAEELRGPNVKDNFKLPQCHIPYAEMIPAIGPQRLHSPQNREGESIGEHQSHSNRKSISRSSSASSISGPETGGEHSPLSINESGDQKDLQSPDENPKQHNHNDDWMGGNPGDQVFKNSLCLICKNRRPKIGWMRDFTYAELQAATEGFNAKNFLSEGGFGSVYRGEINGMKIAVKQHKYNASLQGEKEFKSEVHVLRTARHENLVMLVGSCSEGNHRLLVYEYVCNRSLDLHLSSKDSFKTTLWFFTLFLCNEISNRCMHVCISFLAKLIAEHSRRPLSWQKRVKIALGTAKGLKYLHDNNIIHRDMRPNNILVTHEFEPLLGDFGLARTQHEDSDKSSETMTRVVGTLGYLAPEYAECGKVSTKTDVYSFGVVLLQLITGMKTTDKRLGGKSLVGWARPLLKDRNYPDLIDQRILDKHDVHQLFWMVRVAEKCLTKDPQKRLSMDKVVFALNYITDCDNFCGIEDFSPAQSDTVSQDSYDSVSQSPFEDDSVFTIETTSANSLSLFNERLPPSPPISSKSSASTLFGESASSSGSNHERYL encoded by the exons atgacAAAAGAAGCTGAGAGAGTGGTGGTGATCCTGGATGGGTCGAAGGAGCTAAATCCAAGCATTATCAAATGGCCCCTCTTTGGCTTATCACTTAAGCCTGGAGACAAGCTTTTGGTCCTTGGAATTCTTCACCAGGTTATTAATCCTAGTACGTTTTCTTTCATGGGAGCTGGAAAACTCA TGGGGTTTAAATCCAAGGTGGATACAAGTTCAATTTTTGGAACAAACAGAAGGATCACGGTAGAAGAAATGGGGAAAAAGTTAGAACAGTACAATAAGGATGCTGCGCTTGTGAAAATATCCGAACAGTACAAAAAGGAGCAG ATAGAATTCCAGGTAAAGATTTTAGCAGGTTATCCATTAAAGGATGTTGCTGCAAGAGCTGTGAAAAGTTTTGGTGCTACATGGTTGGTACTCGACAG GCATATGAAGAATGACCAGAGGTACTTTGTAGAGAACCTGTCATGTAATATAGTAAGGTTGAAGAAAGATTGCAATGCTGAAGAATTAAGAGGACCAAATGTAAAGGATAATTTCAAACTGCCGCAATGTCACATACCGTATGCCGAAATGATTCCCGCGATTGGCCCCCAAAGACTGCATTCTCCTCAAA ATCGTGAAGGTGAAAGCATTGGAGAGCATCAATCGCATAGTAATAGGAAATCCATCTCGCGTTCATCTTCAGCTTCGAGTATTTCTG GACCAGAAACAGGGGGAGAACATTCCCCGCTATCCATCAACGAAAGTGGAGACCAGAAAGACTTGCAGAGTCCAGATGAAAATCCAAAGCAACATAATCACAACGATGATTGGATGGGGGGAAATCCGGGGGATCAAGTATTCAAAAACTCCCTTTGCTTGATATGCAAAAATCGAAGGCCGAAGATCGGATGGATGAGAGACTTCACTTACGCAGAGCTCCAAGCTGCTACTGAAGGGTTCAATGCTAAAAACTTCCTATCGGAAGGCGGATTTGGATCCGTCTATAGGGGAGAGATCAATGGAATGAAGATTGCAGTAAAGCAGCACAAGTACAATGCAAGTCTCCAAGGTGAGAAAGAATTCAAGTCTGAAGTTCACGTGCTTCGGACAGCGAGACATGAGAACTTGGTCATGCTGGTTGGTTCTTGCTCTGAAGGAAACCACAGGCTACTTGTCTATGAATATGTCTGCAATCGTTCACTTGACCTTCATTTATCAAGTAAGGATTCATTCAAGACAACCCTTTGGTTTTTTACTCTGTTTTTGTGCAATGAAATATCTAATCgatgtatgcatgtatgtatttcGTTTCTTGCTAAATTGATTGCAGAGCACTCAAGAAGACCTCTTAGTTGGCAAAAGAGGGTGAAGATAGCACTGGGAACTGCTAAGGGCTTGAAATATTTGCATGACAACAACATCATCCATCGAGACATGAGACCGAACAACATCCTTGTAACCCACGAATTCGAACCATTG CTAGGAGATTTTGGCTTGGCAAGAACTCAACATGAAGACTCAGATAAGTCATCGGAGACAATGACAAGAGTTGTCGGAACTTTAGGATACTTGGCACCAGAATACGCTGAATGTGGCAAAGTGTCAACCAAGACAGATGTTTATTCTTTTGGAGTTGTGCTGTTGCAGCTAATCACTGGAATGAAGACCACAGACAAAAGACTTGGAGGGAAAAGCCTTGTTGGATGG GCAAGACCACTACTGAAAGACAGGAACTACCCGGATTTAATTGACCAAAGGATCCTCGATAAGCATGATGTTCATCAACTCTTTTGGATGGTTCGAGTAGCCGAGAAGTGTCTCACCAAGGATCCTCAGAAGAGATTATCAATGGATAAG gttgtttttgctttaaactACATAACGGATTGCGACAACTTCTGTGGCATCGAAGATTTCTCACCTGCACAATCAGATACTGTAAGCCAGGACTCATATGATTCAGTGTCACAATCTCCCTTTGAAGATGATTCAGTCTTCACCATAGAAACTACATCTGCAAATAGCCTTAGTCTGTTTAATGAAAGGCTTCCACCATCGCCTCCAATTTCGAGCAAATCGAGTGCTTCCACCCTTTTCGGTGAATCTGCATCTAGCAGTGGGAGCAATCATGAAAGATATCTATGA
- the LOC105776593 gene encoding probable receptor-like protein kinase At2g21480 isoform X1 encodes MTKEAERVVVILDGSKELNPSIIKWPLFGLSLKPGDKLLVLGILHQVINPSTFSFMGAGKLMGFKSKVDTSSIFGTNRRITVEEMGKKLEQYNKDAALVKISEQYKKEQIEFQVKILAGYPLKDVAARAVKSFGATWLVLDRHMKNDQRYFVENLSCNIVRLKKDCNAEELRGPNVKDNFKLPQCHIPYAEMIPAIGPQRLHSPQSKLFGMQCKTYYVSCQEIMSFVVADREGESIGEHQSHSNRKSISRSSSASSISGNRAPFLSYNEPKSSSSSMYVHDEAYGTTTGPETGGEHSPLSINESGDQKDLQSPDENPKQHNHNDDWMGGNPGDQVFKNSLCLICKNRRPKIGWMRDFTYAELQAATEGFNAKNFLSEGGFGSVYRGEINGMKIAVKQHKYNASLQGEKEFKSEVHVLRTARHENLVMLVGSCSEGNHRLLVYEYVCNRSLDLHLSSKDSFKTTLWFFTLFLCNEISNRCMHVCISFLAKLIAEHSRRPLSWQKRVKIALGTAKGLKYLHDNNIIHRDMRPNNILVTHEFEPLLGDFGLARTQHEDSDKSSETMTRVVGTLGYLAPEYAECGKVSTKTDVYSFGVVLLQLITGMKTTDKRLGGKSLVGWARPLLKDRNYPDLIDQRILDKHDVHQLFWMVRVAEKCLTKDPQKRLSMDKVVFALNYITDCDNFCGIEDFSPAQSDTVSQDSYDSVSQSPFEDDSVFTIETTSANSLSLFNERLPPSPPISSKSSASTLFGESASSSGSNHERYL; translated from the exons atgacAAAAGAAGCTGAGAGAGTGGTGGTGATCCTGGATGGGTCGAAGGAGCTAAATCCAAGCATTATCAAATGGCCCCTCTTTGGCTTATCACTTAAGCCTGGAGACAAGCTTTTGGTCCTTGGAATTCTTCACCAGGTTATTAATCCTAGTACGTTTTCTTTCATGGGAGCTGGAAAACTCA TGGGGTTTAAATCCAAGGTGGATACAAGTTCAATTTTTGGAACAAACAGAAGGATCACGGTAGAAGAAATGGGGAAAAAGTTAGAACAGTACAATAAGGATGCTGCGCTTGTGAAAATATCCGAACAGTACAAAAAGGAGCAG ATAGAATTCCAGGTAAAGATTTTAGCAGGTTATCCATTAAAGGATGTTGCTGCAAGAGCTGTGAAAAGTTTTGGTGCTACATGGTTGGTACTCGACAG GCATATGAAGAATGACCAGAGGTACTTTGTAGAGAACCTGTCATGTAATATAGTAAGGTTGAAGAAAGATTGCAATGCTGAAGAATTAAGAGGACCAAATGTAAAGGATAATTTCAAACTGCCGCAATGTCACATACCGTATGCCGAAATGATTCCCGCGATTGGCCCCCAAAGACTGCATTCTCCTCAAAGTAAGTTATTTGGAATGCAATGTAAAACATACTATGTTTCGTGTCAAGAAATCATGTCATTTGTTGTTGCAGATCGTGAAGGTGAAAGCATTGGAGAGCATCAATCGCATAGTAATAGGAAATCCATCTCGCGTTCATCTTCAGCTTCGAGTATTTCTGGTAACAGAGCACCGTTTTTGAGTTATAATGAACCAAAGTCCTCATCCTCATCCATGTATGTACATGATGAAGCATATGGTACAACTACAGGACCAGAAACAGGGGGAGAACATTCCCCGCTATCCATCAACGAAAGTGGAGACCAGAAAGACTTGCAGAGTCCAGATGAAAATCCAAAGCAACATAATCACAACGATGATTGGATGGGGGGAAATCCGGGGGATCAAGTATTCAAAAACTCCCTTTGCTTGATATGCAAAAATCGAAGGCCGAAGATCGGATGGATGAGAGACTTCACTTACGCAGAGCTCCAAGCTGCTACTGAAGGGTTCAATGCTAAAAACTTCCTATCGGAAGGCGGATTTGGATCCGTCTATAGGGGAGAGATCAATGGAATGAAGATTGCAGTAAAGCAGCACAAGTACAATGCAAGTCTCCAAGGTGAGAAAGAATTCAAGTCTGAAGTTCACGTGCTTCGGACAGCGAGACATGAGAACTTGGTCATGCTGGTTGGTTCTTGCTCTGAAGGAAACCACAGGCTACTTGTCTATGAATATGTCTGCAATCGTTCACTTGACCTTCATTTATCAAGTAAGGATTCATTCAAGACAACCCTTTGGTTTTTTACTCTGTTTTTGTGCAATGAAATATCTAATCgatgtatgcatgtatgtatttcGTTTCTTGCTAAATTGATTGCAGAGCACTCAAGAAGACCTCTTAGTTGGCAAAAGAGGGTGAAGATAGCACTGGGAACTGCTAAGGGCTTGAAATATTTGCATGACAACAACATCATCCATCGAGACATGAGACCGAACAACATCCTTGTAACCCACGAATTCGAACCATTG CTAGGAGATTTTGGCTTGGCAAGAACTCAACATGAAGACTCAGATAAGTCATCGGAGACAATGACAAGAGTTGTCGGAACTTTAGGATACTTGGCACCAGAATACGCTGAATGTGGCAAAGTGTCAACCAAGACAGATGTTTATTCTTTTGGAGTTGTGCTGTTGCAGCTAATCACTGGAATGAAGACCACAGACAAAAGACTTGGAGGGAAAAGCCTTGTTGGATGG GCAAGACCACTACTGAAAGACAGGAACTACCCGGATTTAATTGACCAAAGGATCCTCGATAAGCATGATGTTCATCAACTCTTTTGGATGGTTCGAGTAGCCGAGAAGTGTCTCACCAAGGATCCTCAGAAGAGATTATCAATGGATAAG gttgtttttgctttaaactACATAACGGATTGCGACAACTTCTGTGGCATCGAAGATTTCTCACCTGCACAATCAGATACTGTAAGCCAGGACTCATATGATTCAGTGTCACAATCTCCCTTTGAAGATGATTCAGTCTTCACCATAGAAACTACATCTGCAAATAGCCTTAGTCTGTTTAATGAAAGGCTTCCACCATCGCCTCCAATTTCGAGCAAATCGAGTGCTTCCACCCTTTTCGGTGAATCTGCATCTAGCAGTGGGAGCAATCATGAAAGATATCTATGA
- the LOC105776593 gene encoding probable receptor-like protein kinase At2g21480 isoform X2, translated as MTKEAERVVVILDGSKELNPSIIKWPLFGLSLKPGDKLLVLGILHQVINPMGFKSKVDTSSIFGTNRRITVEEMGKKLEQYNKDAALVKISEQYKKEQIEFQVKILAGYPLKDVAARAVKSFGATWLVLDRHMKNDQRYFVENLSCNIVRLKKDCNAEELRGPNVKDNFKLPQCHIPYAEMIPAIGPQRLHSPQSKLFGMQCKTYYVSCQEIMSFVVADREGESIGEHQSHSNRKSISRSSSASSISGNRAPFLSYNEPKSSSSSMYVHDEAYGTTTGPETGGEHSPLSINESGDQKDLQSPDENPKQHNHNDDWMGGNPGDQVFKNSLCLICKNRRPKIGWMRDFTYAELQAATEGFNAKNFLSEGGFGSVYRGEINGMKIAVKQHKYNASLQGEKEFKSEVHVLRTARHENLVMLVGSCSEGNHRLLVYEYVCNRSLDLHLSSKDSFKTTLWFFTLFLCNEISNRCMHVCISFLAKLIAEHSRRPLSWQKRVKIALGTAKGLKYLHDNNIIHRDMRPNNILVTHEFEPLLGDFGLARTQHEDSDKSSETMTRVVGTLGYLAPEYAECGKVSTKTDVYSFGVVLLQLITGMKTTDKRLGGKSLVGWARPLLKDRNYPDLIDQRILDKHDVHQLFWMVRVAEKCLTKDPQKRLSMDKVVFALNYITDCDNFCGIEDFSPAQSDTVSQDSYDSVSQSPFEDDSVFTIETTSANSLSLFNERLPPSPPISSKSSASTLFGESASSSGSNHERYL; from the exons atgacAAAAGAAGCTGAGAGAGTGGTGGTGATCCTGGATGGGTCGAAGGAGCTAAATCCAAGCATTATCAAATGGCCCCTCTTTGGCTTATCACTTAAGCCTGGAGACAAGCTTTTGGTCCTTGGAATTCTTCACCAGGTTATTAATCCTA TGGGGTTTAAATCCAAGGTGGATACAAGTTCAATTTTTGGAACAAACAGAAGGATCACGGTAGAAGAAATGGGGAAAAAGTTAGAACAGTACAATAAGGATGCTGCGCTTGTGAAAATATCCGAACAGTACAAAAAGGAGCAG ATAGAATTCCAGGTAAAGATTTTAGCAGGTTATCCATTAAAGGATGTTGCTGCAAGAGCTGTGAAAAGTTTTGGTGCTACATGGTTGGTACTCGACAG GCATATGAAGAATGACCAGAGGTACTTTGTAGAGAACCTGTCATGTAATATAGTAAGGTTGAAGAAAGATTGCAATGCTGAAGAATTAAGAGGACCAAATGTAAAGGATAATTTCAAACTGCCGCAATGTCACATACCGTATGCCGAAATGATTCCCGCGATTGGCCCCCAAAGACTGCATTCTCCTCAAAGTAAGTTATTTGGAATGCAATGTAAAACATACTATGTTTCGTGTCAAGAAATCATGTCATTTGTTGTTGCAGATCGTGAAGGTGAAAGCATTGGAGAGCATCAATCGCATAGTAATAGGAAATCCATCTCGCGTTCATCTTCAGCTTCGAGTATTTCTGGTAACAGAGCACCGTTTTTGAGTTATAATGAACCAAAGTCCTCATCCTCATCCATGTATGTACATGATGAAGCATATGGTACAACTACAGGACCAGAAACAGGGGGAGAACATTCCCCGCTATCCATCAACGAAAGTGGAGACCAGAAAGACTTGCAGAGTCCAGATGAAAATCCAAAGCAACATAATCACAACGATGATTGGATGGGGGGAAATCCGGGGGATCAAGTATTCAAAAACTCCCTTTGCTTGATATGCAAAAATCGAAGGCCGAAGATCGGATGGATGAGAGACTTCACTTACGCAGAGCTCCAAGCTGCTACTGAAGGGTTCAATGCTAAAAACTTCCTATCGGAAGGCGGATTTGGATCCGTCTATAGGGGAGAGATCAATGGAATGAAGATTGCAGTAAAGCAGCACAAGTACAATGCAAGTCTCCAAGGTGAGAAAGAATTCAAGTCTGAAGTTCACGTGCTTCGGACAGCGAGACATGAGAACTTGGTCATGCTGGTTGGTTCTTGCTCTGAAGGAAACCACAGGCTACTTGTCTATGAATATGTCTGCAATCGTTCACTTGACCTTCATTTATCAAGTAAGGATTCATTCAAGACAACCCTTTGGTTTTTTACTCTGTTTTTGTGCAATGAAATATCTAATCgatgtatgcatgtatgtatttcGTTTCTTGCTAAATTGATTGCAGAGCACTCAAGAAGACCTCTTAGTTGGCAAAAGAGGGTGAAGATAGCACTGGGAACTGCTAAGGGCTTGAAATATTTGCATGACAACAACATCATCCATCGAGACATGAGACCGAACAACATCCTTGTAACCCACGAATTCGAACCATTG CTAGGAGATTTTGGCTTGGCAAGAACTCAACATGAAGACTCAGATAAGTCATCGGAGACAATGACAAGAGTTGTCGGAACTTTAGGATACTTGGCACCAGAATACGCTGAATGTGGCAAAGTGTCAACCAAGACAGATGTTTATTCTTTTGGAGTTGTGCTGTTGCAGCTAATCACTGGAATGAAGACCACAGACAAAAGACTTGGAGGGAAAAGCCTTGTTGGATGG GCAAGACCACTACTGAAAGACAGGAACTACCCGGATTTAATTGACCAAAGGATCCTCGATAAGCATGATGTTCATCAACTCTTTTGGATGGTTCGAGTAGCCGAGAAGTGTCTCACCAAGGATCCTCAGAAGAGATTATCAATGGATAAG gttgtttttgctttaaactACATAACGGATTGCGACAACTTCTGTGGCATCGAAGATTTCTCACCTGCACAATCAGATACTGTAAGCCAGGACTCATATGATTCAGTGTCACAATCTCCCTTTGAAGATGATTCAGTCTTCACCATAGAAACTACATCTGCAAATAGCCTTAGTCTGTTTAATGAAAGGCTTCCACCATCGCCTCCAATTTCGAGCAAATCGAGTGCTTCCACCCTTTTCGGTGAATCTGCATCTAGCAGTGGGAGCAATCATGAAAGATATCTATGA